In the genome of Verrucomicrobia bacterium CG1_02_43_26, the window CATCACTTACGGGCCTGATCTCAAGCCTCATCGCCCAAGAGAGATACGAAGAGGCCCAGGCGTTGCTTTCGAGCATAGAAGATACTGTTTCTGAAAATGGGCTTCAATCCGCTATTGTTAATTATAATTTAGAAAACTATAAAGCTGCTCAAGAAACCTTTCAAGCACTGACGCTAGAAACGCTTCCTCAGAACGCATATTATTGGTATTATTTGACTGGAGGATTAATCCAGCTTGAGCAACCCAACGAGCGTTCTTGGTATGGTGTGATTACCGATTTTATAACGTTTGATACCAAATCAGACAAAAAGAAGCGTGCCGTCTCCCTTTTGAACAAAGCGCTTACGCATAGCCGCACTCCGTATCAAACCGCACAAGCAGAAGCCATTTTATTTCGTATTCAAATTTTCTCTGAGCCGGTTGATGAAAGCCTTATCCTCTCGCTCAAGAAGAAACTGGATCAAAACGAGGGCAAACCCGAAAGGTTTCTTTATCTTAAGGAGTATAGTATTGCGCTAGATGCTATGGGCAAAAAAGAGGAAGCCCTTTTAGCCCTGGAAGAGGCTTTGGAGAGGTTAAGTCCATCAGAATTAGAAGAACGCCCTACATTACTGCTTCTTGTAGGATTAATTGCCGGAGAGCAAACGTCTGCGGGCAATGTAGCGTTAAAATCGCTTTTATATGAAACAAATCGTACTGATTTGGGCAAAATAGCGCTCAGTATTTTGAATTCCGAACGTAATATAAAAAGCAATTCCCAAGAATACCTTAGTTTCATCAGTTACTTAATAGAGGATCCGTATGGTCACCCGCTTCGAGATGCTTTATATTACTCAAAAGCGCAGGCCTATTATGTTCTGAATAAACACGCGGAAGCGGAACTGGAAGCACGTGTTCTTTTAGAAAAATTTCCAGGATCCGAATACAGGACACCTGCTTTATGGCTTTTGGCAAAAATTGCGTGGAGTAAAAACCCGCCCAGCTATCGCTTGGTCGCTACTTATTTAAACACGATACGCGCAGGCGTAAGCGACCCCTATGAACGTGCTTGGATCAGCCAAATGATCGCCGATAGTTATTTTAAAAATAAGGATTTTGAGAACGCGTCTGAAATTTACAAACAAACGCTAGAAAATGCTCCGGAGGATTTTCCCAAGGGCACCCTTTTATTCCAAAAAGTGGTATCAGACATTTCTGCCAAACAGCTCGAAAAGGCTAAGGAAACATTGGACGATTGGGGCGTAAACCCTTCTATCGATAATCAAAATCGCTGGCGCGCGGAGTGGAACCTGATCACCGCACTCAAAAAGGAGAATAATATTGATAATGCGTTACAGCGTTTAAATAAAAAGTTGGCTGAAGAAAATTCTGAATACCCTTCACCGGAACTTGTCTTGAGGCTCATGTGGCTAAAAGCTCAGCTTTCCATGGAAGCCGGAGACTATCAAGTCGTCCCCTCAATGGCAGACTACATCATTAACCGCTTGGATCTGGTCGATACTGCCACGATGGACAATGAACAACAAGAGTTGATAGCCGGGCATACCCTCCTCCTTAAAGGCCAAGCACTCATTCTTTCCGGAGAGGGAGAACAGGGGATCGCCGTTTTAGAAGTTTTAAGAACCAAGTACCCGCAAAGTAATGCCGCCATTCAATCCTATTTAATTGAAGCACGCCATTACGCGGCGAGTAATAATACTGTTAACGCCCAACATAAACTGATCGACTTGGTAAATCTGCATCCCGATGCGGAACACGCCCCCATAGCACTCTTCGAAGCCGCTATTAATGCGGAATCTCGTGGAACACCCCAAGCCTACCGGCAGGCTTTGCTCATTCTAGAGCGTATTGTCGAAGAGTATCCAAAGCATTTCCTGAAATATTATGCTCGGCTAAAACAAGCAGATATTTTGCGTGAAATGAATAATTTTGGCGCTGCTCAGCTCGTCTACGAAAACCTATTACACCAAGAACCCGAGCACCCTGAGTATTATTACACTGAGCTTGCCCGCGGAAATTGTTTACTCGCACAGGGCAGCAAAGAGGCCGTTCATTACAAGGAAGCGGAAAGCATTTTTGAGCATTTGTATGAGCTTCCTAATTTAAAGGAGGATCTACAGGTGGAAGCAGGCTACAAGCTTGGTTTCTCTTTGATGAGACAAAATAACCCCAAGCGCGCCAAGGAAATTTACTGGAACCTGGTTTCCCGATTTCTCATCAACCGTGATAACGCCATAACATACCCTCCAAAAGCAAAGTATTGGATCGCGCGCTCGATCTTTGAGCTAGCCAATTTGTTTGAAGAAGAAAGCGCTTATGAGCGGTCTCGGGCAGCCTACACTTTAATACTCGAATACAATCTACCCGGGCAATCCCTGGCAAAAGAAAAAATACAATCTACTCATAATGCTTCATGAACTCGATAACCATTAACATACTTTCGCAAGGCGGGCCTTTAATGTGGCCATTAGTACTCCTTAGCCTATTGGGATTGGCTATTTTTATCGAGCGTGTGCTTTTCCTTCATCGCGGGAATATTCGCTCAGGCGAATTTTTGTCCGGAATTAAGAATCTGTTACGTAAAAGAAGATTGATTGAAGCGTTAACGGTGTGTGAAGAAACACAAAGCCCAATTGCGATGATCGTGAAATCCGCTCTGATACACCACAGTGAACCCGAGGGCAAGGTTCGCTCTGCCATCCAAAGCACCGCACTCGCAGAAATTCCTGTCATGGAAAGGCGTACGGGCACACTGGGGATGATAGCTAAAATAGCTCCCATGATCGGCCTTTTGGGAACGTTGATCGCATTATTTCAGGCTTACTTAAAAATGGAATCTATCGGTGCGTATGTAAATAGCCCGGAATTGACCGGGTATATCGCACAGGCTCTTTTAACAACACTGTTCGGCATTGCAATAGCCATTATCGCTTATATTGCTCACCACTTTTTAATCGGTCGCATAACTGCTATCGTTAATAACATGGAATGGGTTGCCAACGACATTGTCCAATTCTTACTCTATGATTTGCCTGATGAAGAGCAGACCGCACCTATCAGCCTCGAAAAAGACTCGAGTATGACTTGATTTTGTCCGTCCAGTGAAGGCATTTAATAGGAAATAAAAACTTGAGTCCTAACACTATTTAAATTAGCATTAAAGTAGGTCTACTGCTAATTCCAAGCTACCCCAAAATTGCTTTTATTGACCCAGAACACGTGGCCCTATTAAAAAACAATCCCCTACTGATACTCCTGCTGACGCTATCCATTATCACAGCAGGTTGGACAGTTGCGATCGGTTTCAAAAAAGCCCCTCTCATCCCCCAATACGAGGGCGTTGAAGTTGTCAGTACAGAGCTCCCTATACAAGGCACATTGATGGGCGTAACAGGAGCCCTTATGGCGGCAACCGCGCTTATCCTCCTCACCACGGCCCGCCGATATATTGAAGAAGCAAAAAACAGAGGTTTTATCGATGATGAGCCCACACACGCACCTACAGGCGGAGGAGAAAGTTATCCCAAATATAACGAACTGCAGAAATTTTTCTCCCTATCCCAAGACCTACTCTGCATCACCGGTTTTGATGGTTATTTTAAAAGTTTAAATCCCGCGTGGGAAAAGGTAACCGGGCATAGTAGAGACACGCTATACGCTTCTCCTTACATACAGTTTATTCATCCGGATGACCGTGAGGGATCGCTAAGAGAGCTTGCCAAGGCTAAGACTGGCCAGCAAACCACTATTTCTTTTGAAAATCGTTTTCATTGCAGCGATGGTTCTTATTGCTGGCTACAATGGAATATTATCTCGGATAGAGAGCTCTCGTTTATATACGCGGTTGTCCACGATGTCACACAACACAAGCATTCCGAGGCTTATTTGTTAGATAGAGACGCAGAATTTCGTGCCATGGCATCAAATGTTCCGGGTGTCCTTTTTCAGTGGTATGATCGAATTGATGGCACGCAAGGGTTCTCCTATATAAGCCCGAAGCTGGAAGAAATTTTTGACATTCCGGTAGACGAGCCTCAGCAGCTCTTTGAGTATCTCTCCCCTGAAGATCGTAATCGATGGAACAGCACGATTGAAGCCTCAAAAGAACGGCTCAGTATTTGGGAATTCGAGAGTGAAGTAAAGTACCCCAATGGAATTCAAAAGTACATACACTGCATGGCCAAGCCCATGCGCCCAAATGCTTCCGAAGTTATCTTTAACGGCGTTATGATTGATATCACTGATCGCAAACGATCCGAAGAAGAGCTCCGCAAAGCCAAAGACATCTCCGAGGAGGCTAATAAAATTAAGGGTGATTTTCTGGCTAACATGAGCCACGAAATCCGCACACCGATGAACGCTATCATGGGCATGAGTAGCTTATTACAATCAACCACGCTAAATAAGGATCAAGATGATTACGTCTCTACAATCCGTACCAGCAGCGAATCTTTGTTAGCCATTATCAATGATATTCTAGACTTCTCTAAACTTGAATCGGGTAACCTGTCTCTCGAGGTAGCACCGTTTGAGCTCGTGCAATGCATTGAAGAAACGTTTGAGCTTTTTGCGCTAAAAGCGGCTAACAAAAACTTAGAGCTTCTGTTACAAATTGATCCTACAATTCCCACGCAGATCATCGGCGACCCTACTCGCCTGCGGCAAATTCTGGCAAACATCGTTGGCAACGCTATCAAATTTACAGAACAGGGAGAGGTTATTGTAAAGGTTGAAAAGCGCCCGCGTTCGCAAGATGCCATTACACTCCTTTTTTCTGTCAAAGATACGGGTGTTGGCATTAGGGAAAAAGATCAGGAACGCCTATTCCTACCTTTCTCTCAAGTAGACGGTTCCAAAAGTCGTAAATATGAGGGAACAGGCTTGGGGCTAGCTATTAGTAAGCGTTTATGCGATATGATGGATGGCAATATGTGGGTTGTCAGCAGTGTGGGTAAGGGCTCTACCTTCTTCTTCACCATTTCCGTTAACTTGGATCCTAGTATCGCCGGCGGAGCAGTCAGCAAGTCGTTTATGGGTAAGAAAATTTTGGTTGTCGATGACAATGAAAATGTTCGCAACACATTTAACCAAATATTAAGTAACTGGGGAGCGGATGTGCTCCTGGCGGCCTCGGGCTACGAGGCCCTAAAGTACTTCCGCCAATCGCGTGCAATTGACGCAGCCATTATAGATCGTAATATGCCTGAGATGACCGGTAGCGAGCTCATTAAACAAATCTATACCAATGATGGTTTTCAAAGGCCTCCTATTGTGCTTTTATTACCCGCACACATCCATGACGTTCAAGGGCTAGCGGAAAACGCTTACATTAGTTTACATCTGAATAAACCGGTCAAAATGAACCAGCTGAAAAAAGCGCTCAAAGCTATTTTCTCTGGCGGCGATCCTAAACGAGTAAAAACAGCCGTCAGCATAGCTCCCTTTTTAGTCGATTCAGATGAGCAGCCCAAGAAACTTAAAATCTTGTTAGCAGAGGATAACAACGTAAATCAAAAAGTCGTTCTCATGCTATTGAAGCGCATGGGCTACCACGCGGACTTGGCGAGCAACGGACTTGAAGCAATCCAAGCCGTCCAACGCCAATCCTATAACGTTATTTTAATGGACATGCAAATGCCGGACATTGATGGCTTACAAGCGACTCGAGAGATACGCAAAATTCTTCCTAATGAGCACCAACCTTGCATCATCGCTATGACTGCCGCCGTTACGGAATCAGACAAACAAGCCTGTAAGCAAGCCGGTATGGATCATTTCATCAGCAAGCCCATCAAGGTCATCGAGCTCGCCAAAGCTCTGGAAAACATTACGTTAAATAAAAGGTGCTGCAAAACCGATTGAGCCACGCGTCATCTTTTTTCCTAATGGGCAACACGTCAATGGCTTATAGTTAGAATTCAATTGGCTTTCTTTGGGAAAATATTTTACAAGTTCGTAAAAATGCTTTAGCATCTCGTTGTTAAAACTTTTTTATTATGCCTCACCAACCTAAAGGTAGAATCCCTTCCATTCTAAAAAAATTCCTGATGGCTCTTACGGGGCTAATCTTAACTGGGTTTGTCCTGGTTCACATGCTCGGAAATTTAAATATGTTCCTCGGCAGCGATGCCATGAATACATACGCCCATTTCCTGCAAACGCTCCCGAGATCGGTACTATGGGGCTTTCGGGCAATATTAATTCTCACTGTCGGCATACATGTCTGGATGGCCATCTTGATCACTCAAGAAAACAGAAGGGCTCGGCCAATCGGTTACTCCAAAACGGAATCGCTTGCCACAACGCTTAGCTCTCGCACCATGGGGTTCACGGGATCCTTTCTTCTCTTTTTTATAGTATTCCATATCGCTCACTTCACGATGCGGATCGTTTTTCCGGAATACCAAAGCATGGCGTTTCACACATTACTCAACGGTGAGCCCGTTTACAATGTTTACAAAATGGTCATCACCGGGTTTTCCAAGACTTGGGTATCTGCATTCTATATTCTAGCAATGGCTTTCCTTTGTATGCACCTATCCCACGGGGTCAGTAGCATGTTCCAAAGTCTAGGGCTAAGAAACAATAAATGGATCAAGTTCTTTAACGGCTTTGCTCGTTTATACGGCTGGGTGATCTTCCTCGGCTTCTCTTCAATTCCCGCCTGCGTTTTACTTACCAAATACTTTGGATTCACAATATTCGCCTAATCCTCTGCCTTTTTATTTACTATGAACTTAGATGCCAAAATCCCTGAAGGAAAATTATCAGAAAAATGGGACAACCATAAATTTAATGTCAAACTGGTTAACCCCGCCAACCGCCGTAAATACAAAATCATTATCGTAGGATCAGGGCTTGCGGGCGCTTCCGCGGCCGCTACATTAGGGGAACAGGGTTACAATATTGATTGTTTTTGCTTTCAGGATAGCCCACGCCGAGCCCATAGTATAGCTGCCCAAGGCGGTATCAACGCGGCTAAAAATTATCAAAATGATAATGATAGCATCCAACGCCTTTTCTATGACACCATCAAGGGAGGCGACTTTCGTTCCCGTGAAGCAAATGTCTACCGCCTCGCCCAGGTCAGCGCTAATATCATTGACCAATGCGTGGCCATGGGGGTTCCATTTGCACGCGAATATGGCGGGTTACTTGCAAATCGTTCTTTCGGGGGTGCTCAAGTTTCCCGTACTTTTTACGCGCGTGGTCAAACAGGGCAACAGCTTCTTCTAGGCACCTATTCCGCGCTCAGTCGGCAAATAGGTCTTGGTCAGGTAAACATGTATAACAGGCATGAAATGCTAGACCTCGTCATCGTAGACGGCCATGCCAAGGGGATCATCACACGAAATCTCGTTAACGGGAAAATAGAACGCTGGTCTGCTGATGCCGTTATTTTAGCAACAGGTGGCTACGGCAATGCTTTTTATTTATCTACAAACGCACAGGGTTGTAATGTGACAGCAAACTATCGTGCGTATAAACGCGGTGCCGGTTTTGCAAATCCTTGCTACACACAAATTCACCCAACTTGCATTCCTCAACATGGCGACCAACAAAGCAAGCTCACGTTAATGAGTGAGTCTCTGCGTAACGATGGTCGTGTCTGGGTTCCCAAGAAAAAAGAGGATTGTAAAAAGAACCCAAAGGACATCCCAGAGGCTGATCGCGATTATTATTTGGAGCGGAAGTACCCCAGCTTCGGCAACCTTGCTCCTCGTGATATCTCTTCTCGTTCCGCCAAAGAAGCCTGCGATAGCGGCCATGGGGTTGGTCCGGGGGGTCGTGGTGTTTATCTTGATTTTGCGGATGCGATTAAACGTTTAGGCGAGGATGCCATCAAAGAGCGTTATGGCAACTTGTTCGATATGTATGAAAGTATCACGGGCGAAAATGCCTATGATCGCCCGATGCGTATCTATCCTGCCATTCACTACACAATGGGCGGCCTATGGGTTGATTACAACCTCATGAGCAATATCCCTGGCCTGTTCGTTCTGGGTGAAGCTAATTTTTCGGATCACGGTGCGAATCGTCTGGGCGCTAGTGCGCTTATGCAGGGCCTTGCAGATGGTTATTTTGTCATTCCTTACACACTACCGGATTATCTGGCTCGCGTTGGCTATAACCGCCCGAGCACGGATGCCACACCGTTTAAGGAGGCAGAAGAAAATGTTGTCAGCCTGAACGATAAACTCCTGCATAATAAGGGTAATCGTTCTCCTCGCAGCTTCCACCACGAATTAGGTAAAATTCTCTGGGAATATTGTGGTATGGCGCGAAACGAAACAGGATTAAAAAAGGCGTTAGAACTTATCCCTGCACTTCGACAGGAATTTTGGCAGAATGTTCGCGTAACAGGAGAAGGTAATAATTTAAATCAAGAACTCGAGCGTGCCGGTCGAGTAGCAGACTTTTTAGAATTCGCTGAACTGCTCTGTACAGATGCCCTTAACCGAAATGAATCCTGCGGCGGCCACTTCCGTGAAGAATATCAAACAGAAGAAGGTGAAGCTAGGCGGGATGATGAAAACTACTGTTATGCCTCTGTATGGGGATATCAAGGGCACAACCAAGCGCCAAGTCTCACTAAAGAGCCTCTCATTTTCGATAACGTTGAACTGGCAGTGCGTAGCTACAAATAAATTTTAACTTTTAAGACCGACCATGAACCTCACACTCAAAATCTGGAGACAAGAAAACGCAACCGATACCGGCAAATTCGTGGAGTATCAGGTAAAAGATATTTCCGAAGATTCTTCTTTCCTCGAAATGCTCGATCTCCTCAATGAACAGCTCATCTCCGAAAATAAGGATGCCGTTGCGTTTGATCATGATTGCCGTGAGGGTATTTGCGGTATGTGCTCACTTGTCATCAACGGGGATCCTCATGGCCCTAAAAAGGGCTTAACGGTTTGCCAGCTTCATATGCGCAACTTTAATGATGGAGACACAATCACCATCGAGCCGTGGCGCGCAAAACCGTTTCCCGTGGTTAAGGACTTGGTAGTAGATCGTAGTAGTTTTGATACCATCATACAATCCGGTGGCTACATCACCGCACGCTCCGGTAGCACTCAAGACGCCAATTCTATTTTAGTCCCTAAGGACAAAGCAGACACGGCTATGGACGCTGCGGCTTGTATTGGTTGTGGCGCTTGTGTAGCCGCTTGTCGCAATGGTTCCGCCATGCTGTTTGTAGCAGCAAAGGTCGCTCATTTAAATACGCTTCCACAAGGCCAGCCGGAAAAGGATCGCCGTACGCTTAAAATGGTACAGACCATGGATGAATTAGGTTTCGGTAATTGCCGCAACTACACTTCCTGCGAAGCTGTCTGCCCTAAGGAGATTCCGGTGGATATGATCGGTAAACTCAACCGTGATTACGCCGTTGCTAAAGCCAAAGACGTCCTTTGGGGAGTTAAGTAAGGGGATTTCTAACCTTTTAAGCTTAAAAACTCACCTGTCAGATAGCCACTCGGTGCACTCGCGGCATAGTAAGCTCGCATGGCACGGGAAGGCAGATCTTCTCTGATCAAAGCTATCCCACTCGACTTCCTGGGATGATAAGCGCCTATAGTTGGGCTATTATGCGCAAACACATCCGCAATCTTTTTATTCTCCGCAATCCCTAACGCTTTAGTAGAGGAAATCACCCCCAAGCTAAACTTTTGTTCAGGTATCTCGTTTATACCATAGCTGGAAATAAGGGCAGCATCATACCCACGTCTCGTCAGCTCCATATAACCAACGTCCGCTTTCCTCTCTAAAATGGTTAAAGAAGTATGCATTTTGCCCGACTATATAAACGATTTGCCCTTATAACGTAAACTTTACGCTATAATCCTTAACTTAAGCCGTTTTTTAAATTTCCTCAAGTTCGTTAAGGAGAAACAAAATAAACCATTAATAGTAAACAACTTAATAACTAAAAAAAACCACCACAAGCCCCTTCCTACAATCGGCACCCGTCTTCACAATTAGGGCGAGCAACCAGGCCTTCGTACGGCTGTTCCGCGAAATATTTATCGGCGTTTCCGTTATCTAAAAGCAGGGTTTTGCACAAGGAAAAGAGTTCTTCGGCGGATTGTACTCGGCGCATGCTTTTTAAGAAAACGCCTTCAGGGTCTACCCCCTGTCCTACAAAATTCAGGTACTTTTTTAAGTAATTCACGTGGCGTTTCTCAAAGGATTCTCCCATAGAAGTAGCCGTGTGCAGTTTTTTTATATAATCGAAAACATCTCTCAGTTTCGGCCTATAATAGTCTTTTCCAGAAAAATATTCTCGCAACTGTCTAAATATCCAGGGGTTTCTGATACAGGACCGGCCAATCATCACGCCGTGCGCGCCGGTATAATTCAACACCCATTGGGCTTTCTCCACCGAATCTATATTCCCGTTAGCAAGCACGGGGCATTTAACCGTCTCCACCGCTTGCTTGATCAAATCGTAGTTCACGCCTCCGCGGTAAAGCTCTTTGACAGTGCGGCCGTGCACACTTAGTAAATTCACTTCATGTTTGTTAATGAGCTCCAAAAAGCGGCCAAAGTTCTCTGTATGATCAAACCCAGTTCGCATTTTTACGGTAAATAAGCCATCGATTGATTCTCTTAGCGCGCCAAGCAACTGATCCACCTTGTCTATATCTCGCAACAAACCACCACCAACATTTTTCTTATAAACTTTGGGCGCAGGGCAACCCATGTTTAAATCAATTCCGGCCAATGGGTACGATTGTAGCCCTTTTACCGTACGAATCATATGCGGGATATCTTCCCCGATCAGTTGTATAAAAACAGGCCGATCGGTCGGGTTTTTTAAGACACAATCCAGTATAGAGGGTTCTAAGCGCGAGTGTTCGTGGACTCTTAAATACTCCGTAAAAAAATAATCCGGTGCGCCAAAACCACCCACAACCTGCATAAACGGCAAGTTGGTAACGTCTTGCATCGGCGCCAGCGCGCTAATCGGTTTTCCCTTAATCATGCCTTCTGGCAAATCTCTTCCCACAACCTACTCCTTCACCCCTTGATTGGCCTAAGCCCTGTTTAATTAATGAGTTTTTGCAGAACCTCGGTCATGTCATCAACTTCTTGATACACTTTTGAAGCAACATAAATCGGCTTCTGCGCTTGCAAAGCCAATACCATACAGTCACTGGGGCGAGCATCGATCTCGATTACTTTTGTCCCCAGCTCGTTACACATAGAGATAATCAACCGTGCAAAAAAAGTACCTTGATCCATGGCGTTGATCACAACCCGTTCTACATCTACACCCAGTCCTTTAAAAATATAATCAATAAGCTCATGCGTCAATGGGCGCTCATTGTGCACGCCATTAAGCGTTGCCGTTAAGATGTTACCTAATGCAGTATCCACATGTATGACAAAAGTCTTAGAATCATCCCCTAAAAAAACAGCACAACCATTGGATGTCGGCATCACACCCTTTATTGCTACCTCTACGACATCCTTTTTCATATAATTATACTAGCATTTTTACTTCAATAGCAGCAAGCTTTTAACAACGTTGTACAAGTCCTGCCCTACTCCCACTCAATTGTTGCGGGCGGCTTGGAACTAATATCCAGCACAACGCGGTTCACCCCGGCAACTTCATTAATGATACGGGTTGAAATAGCCCCCAAAACATCATGAGGTACTCTCGCCCAGTCTGCTGTCATAGCATCCTGGCTCTCTACTATTCTGAGCGCGATCACGTAATCATAGGTACGCTCATCGCCCATCACGCCAACGGTCTTAATCGGTAAGAATACACAGAAGGATTGCCATACTTTGTCATAATAACCTGTTTTGACCATCTCTTCTTGCAAAATAGCATCCGCTTTGCGCAATATTTCGAGGTATTCTTTTTTGATCTCTCCCATCACGCGAACCGCCAAACCTGGCCCTGGAAATGGGTGGCGCCAAACAACTTCATGCGGCAACCCTAACGCTTCACCCAATGCACGCACTTCGTCTTTAAACAACTCACGTAGCGGCTCGAGCAACTTCAACTTCATGTTCTCAGGAAGGCCGCCTACATTATGATGGCTTTTGATCATCGAGGCCGGGTTACCCGCAATCGGTACACTCTCGATAATATCTGGGTACAGGGTACCTTGAGCTAAAAAGTCTACGTCTCCAACACTTTCTACGGCTTTATCAAACACTTCTATAAAGACGCGGCCTATGATCTTTCGCTTTTGCTCAGGATCTGTCACCCCTGCCAACGCGCCTAAAAAATGATCCGAGGCATCAACTACTCTTAAATCCACATGAAAATGATCACCGTAAAGCTTTTCGACTAACGCACGTTCCTTCTGGCGCAATAAGCCGTTGTCCACAAATACGCAGGTTAACTGCTTGCCGATCGCCCTATGAATAAGAGCTGCGGCTACAGAGGAATCTACCCCACCGCTCAAGCCGAGAATGACGTGTTTATCACCCACTTGCTTTTTAATTTCTTCAATCGAGTGGTCAATAATCTCCTTCATCACCCAATCTCCCGTGCAACCACAGATCGTGAAGAGGAAGTTTTTAATAATCTCTAAACCGCGCTCCGAATGAGCCACTTCCGGGTGAAACTGCAGACCATAGAAACGGCGTTTGCTGTCTTCTATCACCGCAAATTCAGAATTCTCGGTACTGGCCAAGCGCTTAAACCCTTCGGGCAACTGCGTTATATGGTCACCATGGGAATTCCAAACACGCAAGGAACCAAACTCTTCCAAATGGTGTAAAAGCTCCCCGCCCTGGAAGATCTTCATACGGCCGTGCCCGTACTCACGCGCCTCAGAGCACTCTACTCTTCCACCGAGCATAATTCCCATCAATTGCAGACCATAACAAATGCCC includes:
- a CDS encoding dihydrouridine synthase, translated to MIKGKPISALAPMQDVTNLPFMQVVGGFGAPDYFFTEYLRVHEHSRLEPSILDCVLKNPTDRPVFIQLIGEDIPHMIRTVKGLQSYPLAGIDLNMGCPAPKVYKKNVGGGLLRDIDKVDQLLGALRESIDGLFTVKMRTGFDHTENFGRFLELINKHEVNLLSVHGRTVKELYRGGVNYDLIKQAVETVKCPVLANGNIDSVEKAQWVLNYTGAHGVMIGRSCIRNPWIFRQLREYFSGKDYYRPKLRDVFDYIKKLHTATSMGESFEKRHVNYLKKYLNFVGQGVDPEGVFLKSMRRVQSAEELFSLCKTLLLDNGNADKYFAEQPYEGLVARPNCEDGCRL
- a CDS encoding succinate dehydrogenase — encoded protein: MNLTLKIWRQENATDTGKFVEYQVKDISEDSSFLEMLDLLNEQLISENKDAVAFDHDCREGICGMCSLVINGDPHGPKKGLTVCQLHMRNFNDGDTITIEPWRAKPFPVVKDLVVDRSSFDTIIQSGGYITARSGSTQDANSILVPKDKADTAMDAAACIGCGACVAACRNGSAMLFVAAKVAHLNTLPQGQPEKDRRTLKMVQTMDELGFGNCRNYTSCEAVCPKEIPVDMIGKLNRDYAVAKAKDVLWGVK
- the sdhA gene encoding succinate dehydrogenase flavoprotein subunit (part of four member succinate dehydrogenase enzyme complex that forms a trimeric complex (trimer of tetramers); SdhA/B are the catalytic subcomplex and can exhibit succinate dehydrogenase activity in the absence of SdhC/D which are the membrane components and form cytochrome b556; SdhC binds ubiquinone; oxidizes succinate to fumarate while reducing ubiquinone to ubiquinol) — its product is MNLDAKIPEGKLSEKWDNHKFNVKLVNPANRRKYKIIIVGSGLAGASAAATLGEQGYNIDCFCFQDSPRRAHSIAAQGGINAAKNYQNDNDSIQRLFYDTIKGGDFRSREANVYRLAQVSANIIDQCVAMGVPFAREYGGLLANRSFGGAQVSRTFYARGQTGQQLLLGTYSALSRQIGLGQVNMYNRHEMLDLVIVDGHAKGIITRNLVNGKIERWSADAVILATGGYGNAFYLSTNAQGCNVTANYRAYKRGAGFANPCYTQIHPTCIPQHGDQQSKLTLMSESLRNDGRVWVPKKKEDCKKNPKDIPEADRDYYLERKYPSFGNLAPRDISSRSAKEACDSGHGVGPGGRGVYLDFADAIKRLGEDAIKERYGNLFDMYESITGENAYDRPMRIYPAIHYTMGGLWVDYNLMSNIPGLFVLGEANFSDHGANRLGASALMQGLADGYFVIPYTLPDYLARVGYNRPSTDATPFKEAEENVVSLNDKLLHNKGNRSPRSFHHELGKILWEYCGMARNETGLKKALELIPALRQEFWQNVRVTGEGNNLNQELERAGRVADFLEFAELLCTDALNRNESCGGHFREEYQTEEGEARRDDENYCYASVWGYQGHNQAPSLTKEPLIFDNVELAVRSYK
- a CDS encoding glutamine-hydrolyzing GMP synthase; translated protein: MSETIIILDFGSQYTQVIARRIRECQVYSKVLPFDTPVDVLKSEPNLKGIILSGGPRSVLETDSPRPDKGIFELGVPVMGICYGLQLMGIMLGGRVECSEAREYGHGRMKIFQGGELLHHLEEFGSLRVWNSHGDHITQLPEGFKRLASTENSEFAVIEDSKRRFYGLQFHPEVAHSERGLEIIKNFLFTICGCTGDWVMKEIIDHSIEEIKKQVGDKHVILGLSGGVDSSVAAALIHRAIGKQLTCVFVDNGLLRQKERALVEKLYGDHFHVDLRVVDASDHFLGALAGVTDPEQKRKIIGRVFIEVFDKAVESVGDVDFLAQGTLYPDIIESVPIAGNPASMIKSHHNVGGLPENMKLKLLEPLRELFKDEVRALGEALGLPHEVVWRHPFPGPGLAVRVMGEIKKEYLEILRKADAILQEEMVKTGYYDKVWQSFCVFLPIKTVGVMGDERTYDYVIALRIVESQDAMTADWARVPHDVLGAISTRIINEVAGVNRVVLDISSKPPATIEWE